A window of Oligoflexia bacterium genomic DNA:
AGGTTCTATCATGAGAGTCGCTCACAGTAAGTCTTTGGGGGTGAGTATTGTTGATTTTAAAATTGGCAGTCCCACAGCGGCGTTAGTTATTGAGATGCTTTCTGCAATATCTCCTGATGCGGTGCTCATGTTGGGTATGTGTGGTGGTTTACATCGAGATTTGAAGATTGGTGATTTCTTATTACCCATGGCCGCGATTCGTGACGAGGGGACAAGTACGCATTTTATGCCTCCACAAGTTCCCGCACTTCCTGCTTTTAAAATTCAAAAATTTATCAGCCAAGTTATTTTAGAAAAAAACCTGAAATACCAGACAGGCGTGGTTCACACGACGGATTATCGGTTCTGGGAATTTGATCAAGAGTTTAAGAACGTACTGCGTCGTGAAAAAGTAGCAGCTATTGAAATGGAATGTGCGACTTTGTTTGTTACATCGTTTGCTTGTAAAGTTCCCTGTGGAGCGCTTTTGTTGGTAAGTGATTTGCCGCTTAAAAGAATTAAAACTAAAGCGTCAGCGAATCGAGTTTTTAGAGATTATACAGACAATCATTTAGAAATCGGCGTGCAAGCGATGACTGAAATTGACGAGCGTGGTGACAAGGTGCGACATTTCGAGTGGTAAAAATTAATTTCCCTCGTTGATTCGATCACTTGACTTCTGCTCCCAAAGATAAGTTTAATGAGTAAATGGGATTCTTCGATAAATTTTCAGATTATTTTTCAAACGATATAGCCATCGATCTGGGCACAGCCAATACTTTGGTATTCGCTCGTGGTCGCGGAATCATTCTCAATGAACCCTCTGTTGTTGCAGTACAGAAAAATTATCGCGGAATGCAAAATCGAGTTCTCGCTGTTGGCCGTGAGGCAAAAGAAATGTTAGGCAGAACACCCGGTTCAATTGTGGCCATTCGTCCGATCAAAGACGGTGTCATCGCGGACTTTGAAGTTACTCAAAGCATGCTCAAATATTTTATTTCAAAATCAACAGGCGGAAAAAAATCTCTTGTTCGCCCGCGTATTATCATCTGTGTTCCCTACGGGATCACACAGGTTGAAAAGCGCGCTGTAAAAGAATCAGCACAATCAGCTGGAGCTCGCGAAGTATATCTTATTGAAGAGCCCATGGCCGCAGCTATTGGCGCCGGACTTCCGATCACTGAGCCTAGTGGTAATATGGTCGTCGATATCGGTGGTGGAACAACGGGTGTAGCGGTCATCAGTCTTGGCGGCATCGTATATTGTAAATCAATTAAAATTGCTGGCGATAAGTTTGATGAAAGTATTGTGAATTATGTTCGACGCCAATTTAATCTTCTAATTGGTGAAAGAACGGCTGAGAATATTAAGATGGCCATTGGTAACGCGTATCCTTTTGAAGTAGAGCGCGTGATGGAAATCAAAGGCCGTGATCTTGTTGCTGGTGCGCCAAAAACAATCGAAATTACTTCCACACAAGTACATGATGCATTGACTGATTCTGTAAATGAAGTCGTTGATGCTGTTAAAACAGCGCTTGAGAAAACTCCACCTGAGCTTGCTTCAGACATTGTTGATAATGGAATTGTTTTAACGGGTGGTGGGGCATTACTTGCGAATTTAGATATTTTATTGCGTGAGCGCACAGGACTTCCGGTTTCTTTAGCCGAAGATCCGCTTACTTGTGTTGTTTTGGGTTCAGGAAAAGTGCTTGAGGAACTTGATCTACTCAAGCAACTCACAACGGATTAAGCATGCTCACAGAGGCCCACTATCGGGCGGTCCTCAACTTTTTCTACTTTCTATTGCAAGACGAAGGAATGTCCATCAGCGCGTCCTTCAAAACAATCAAGCAGATTCAAAAAACAATTTCTAAAAATGAATATCTCCTACTTGATGTCGTCGTTATTAAAACAATGTATGAAGTTTTAAATAAATATCTCGAAAAACATAAAATGAGTGCGGGAGCACCGCCTCGATCTGATTGGAAATCACCAAAGCCAGAGTACCTCATTGCATGGAAAGAATTCATGCGTCGAAGTGAAATGCCCAGTAGTATCGCTTTGGTTTTAAGATACATTCTTGATTATCCGCCAAATGTAATCGCTGAGGCACTAGAAGTTCCCATAGGCACAATCTATTTTAGGCTTGGGCGCGGGCTAGAGTCTTTTGATCAAAATTCAATTCTCAAGGCGATGGTGAAAAAATGAGCACAGAGCGAAAACTCAGCTGTTTTTTCAGTCGCGAATTATTTCCACTCTATATTGAGGAGCAATTAGATAACGCTCGACGTGAGCAAGTAGAGGTTCATCTAAAAGAATGTCAGCTGTGTCTTGATGTTTTTGAAAGGGTGAAAAAAAATCGTAAAATTCTTATAGAACTATCTGAAACAAAATGCAGTGCTGAAGTCGTAACTTTCTTACAAAAAGAACATCACTTTTGGAGTGATTTTATTGCTCGCTACGGATGGAGTAAGTGGAATTCAAATCTTAAATGGGCTGCTGAACTTTGTTTTGTGGCCATTGCGCTTGCTGCTACAATTCATTTATTTCCTTGGCTTAATCTTGCAAAAAGTCTTCAAGGTTTTCGCCCTGGAATTCCAAAGACAATCCCAATCACACCGCCGGTTTCTGGTACAGATGTTGAAATTGATACAGACACAGCTGGTGTGGGAAGTCCTCCGGTTGCTCTCGTTCAACCATTTATTGGACCGCAATTACCGCCAGATGGTAAATTATCCCCTAGCGAAAAGTTACCAACAGTCGTTGCCGTCGTTAAACCTGCACCAGTTGCAGGGGTTGTTTCAGAGTCTGAAATGGGTGAAGAGTCTCCGATAAGTGATATGGCTCAACAAAAAATGGCAGGGTTTGTGTGGCGAGGGGCTGTTCAATTTGATGTGCTCAGCCCAGAAGTTGCAGAACAAATAACAAAATCTATTATTGCCCTGGGCGCAACAAAAGCCGGTAAAGTTGATTTAGGTTGGATACGTGGAACTCAGTTTTATTACCATTTTATTTTACCTGATGAAAATTATGAAAAAGTTCTTAGTGTTATCAACGCTCATGGTGGAATCGTCGATGTTAAAAAAGAAAAACACCCTCGCGTAGTTAAAAAAGGATACATGCGTATCATCATGACTCTTGAGCAAGAAAAATGAAAAGAGCGCAAAAATCTCTAAGGAGTATTCTAACTCTTTGGTTTTTAGCTTTTACAATTGTCCCGCTAGCATTTATTTCTGGTTATACCCTTGTACTCTATGAGTCTTCATTAAATTCAGAATTAAAAAAACGTCTCGAAGGCAATGTTCGAGAGGTTGGTGTGGGATTAGCTGATCTCGAAAGATTGATTATCAATAACGCTACGAACATTCACGCTGTGGATCCGACATTAAGTTATCATGTGGCAACAAGAAACATACAATCTGCTAGAAGAACAATCTCAGAATGGCTGCGAGTTCCTAGTACAAATCGCATCGTACTGTTTGATCGAGAGGGAAGGCTTATCATCTCTCAAATCAGAAATCCAAATGGCGAAATCAAAGCACAGACAAATCTTGAAACGGGTGATTTTTATCTTACCGATCAACTTTTAGAAGAAATTAATAGCAAAGGTCAAAAAACAGAACGCGAAGTTATTCCAGGTAAAGGGCTTGATCTTATGGTTTACACGCGTATCGTACAAAAAGGGAAGACCGTTGGTTATATTGAAGAGGTGGTAGAGCTAGGCCAAAATTTTATTTTAAGCCTTAAAAAAAGACTCAATCTAGAGGCTGTAATTTTTGATGATAAAGGGCAACCAGCCGCTGCGAGTAATCCAGATTTTTTTCTTTACCCAAAAGATTTTTTTCCAGGAAAATTTAATTCAGAATCTCAATCATTTTTTGATCTTACCAGTCGTGGTGAGCCCTATGGAATGATCATCAGACCAATTGTAGATACAAAAGGTAAACCCTATGTAACTCTGGGGCTTGCAACGAGTAAAATTGATGGGCAAAAGGTTTTAAAGCGCATCAAAGTAACACTTTTGACTGTAACAGTTTTAATTTTACTCTTTTTGATTCCCATATTGTTTTATGTTTCAAATAGGGTTGTTAAGCCCTTGAATCAATTAGTTGAGGCCACCCAAAGAATGGAGGGTGGTAAAGTGGTTCAAAACATGACCAACACCTCTGATACTGAAATTGGTATCTTGATTGATTCATTTAATCGTATGGCTAAAAATATTTCTACGGCACGAAAAGAGTTAGAGCAAAAAGTTGTTGAACTTGAAGCAATAAATGTTGAATTAAAAAATACACAAACATCTCTTGTGCATTCAGCAAAGATGGCAAGTCTTGGTCAATTAGTCGCCGGTGTTGCTCATGAACTTAATAACCCAATTGGTTTTATTTATTCAAACATGTCTCACTTACGTGAGTATGTTGAAAAACTTCGCACAGTATTAGATACCGCAGAAAAGAATCCTGAAAAATTAAAGAAAATTAAAGCAGATGTTGAATTTGATTTTCTTATTGATGATCTTCCAAAACTTATCGCCAGCTGTGAAGATGGTGCGCGCCGCACGCGTGATATAGTTTTAGGTTTACGTAATTTTTCACGCCTTGATGAAGCACAGCTTAAGAAAGTTGACCTTCATGAAGGTCTTAGCAATACCCTAAAGCTTTTAACTAGTGAGCTTAAAAATCGAATTAAGTTACATGAAGATTACGGGAAACTTCCCGAAGTGAGATGTTATGTGAGTCAGCTCAATCAGGTTTTTATGAATATTCTCAGTAATGCGGCCCAAGCCATTGAAAAGGATGGTGAGATCTGGATTAAAACCTGGGTAGAAGATAAATGGGCTTTTGTAACGATTCGTGATTCAGGCCCCGGAATTTCAAAAGAAGATATTGATAAGATTTTTGATCCCTTTTTCACCACAAAGCCCGTGGGTCGTGGAACGGGCCTTGGTTTGAGCATTACTTATGGGATAATGCAAAAACATGGCGGTGAAATCACCGTTGAGAGTAAAAAGGGTTGGGGAACAGAATTTAAAATCAAGATCCCAATTGACGGACCCTCGGACGAAAAAAAATCCCCAGCCTAGATTCTTTCGCATTACGCCTGGTTCATACAATTGCAATAGCTAAAACTCATGGAACTCATCAATAGCTACATGGCGGCTTCTTATTTTCGAAATCTTATTCAATCCCACGATGTCGAAGAATTCTGGGTGGTCGCACTCAACCCCCAATGCAAGGTGATCACTTCACGCATGCTCTTTCGCGGAACTGTAGATTCATGCTTGATTCACCCACGTGATATCTTTCGATTTGGAATGAGCTGGAATGCCACATCACTATTGGTTGCTCATAATCATCCATCCGGTGCAATTGAACCTAGTCAGCCAGACATTGAAATGAGTCAGCGGCTGCGAAAAGCTGGCGAACTTGTGCTGTTACCAGTGTTAGATCATATTATCGTAACAGCGCGAGCTCATTACAGTTTCGCAGATCAGGGGTGGAACCCATCCCTGCGCAGCGCGAATAGCGCTTTTTAAAATCATAAAGGTATTCTATATATACAAGCCTCTAGGAGTTAAAGTTTGGCTAAAAGATCAAAATCAAAAGATCGCTGTGAGCGCTGTTGTATCAGGCGTTTGCTTTGTCTTTGTTCGGTTATTCCTGAAATGCATCTTTCCACAAAACTTATCGTACTTATCCACAACCGTGAAACCAGACGTCCGACAAATACCGGAAGACTTGCAACACTAGCGCTTCCACATAGCGAGTTGCGAGTGCGCGGTTTAAGAACTCCGATGAATGAAGAGGGGCTGGTAGTTTCTGACAGACAAACTCTATTATTATATCCCGATGAGAACGCCGTTGAACTAAGCCCAAGTTATGTGGCGAGTTTTAAAAAACCAATAACACTTATTGTTCCAGATGGAAGTTGGCGTCAAGCTGCGAAGATGAGGTTTCGTGTTCCGGCCCTTAAAGATGTGCCTCATGTGAAAATACCAATGGGCGCAAAATCAAATTATCAGTTAAGACAAGAAACCAAAGAAAATGGTTTAGCAACCTTTGAAGCCATTGCACGCGCTTTTGGAATAATCGAAAGCCCTGAAGTGCAACAAAGGTTAGAAGATTTTTTTAAAATCATGGTCGAACGAACAATGTGGAGCCGTGGAAAAAAACTCGCCGAAGACTGTGAATCGCCGATACCACCAGAAGCTATTTTGTTTAATTCAAACGCAGGTCATGCAGGCTCAAGATAAACCAAACTTTTTAATTCATATATCCAAGAGCTTTGAGTTGATCTGTCGTATTTTTATCAACCTTCACACCGGCTGCTTTTAATCGACGCTCAAATTCTGTAGCGCGCACTCTTTGAATTTGTGCTGCACGTCGCTCACCGTCTTGAATGCGTGCTGAGTCTTCCAAAAATTCGGTTTCAGGATCCGATGCTTTAAAACGAGGTGTGTTTTGGTATGATTCAATAGTTGCTGATTGTTCGCCCATTTTTAATGTGTTCACATTTGATATCGCTGAATTATGTAAATCCATTGGCTGAACAGTTGGCGTATCAAGATACAAACCGCCTTGGTGACTGGGTAAAATTTGTTTTTGAGCCCAAGCTTGTTCTTGTTCAACGCGCGTGTGGACTTCTTTGATTCTTGAATTAATGGTTTTGTTGCTGTCTTTAGCAAAAGCCATATCGTTCACAAACACGCTAAAAATCACTACTATAAAGAACACAGAGTTCATCATAATTCCCCTCGTTTAGCTTACATATGAGCAAGCCAAATGCCACGCTGCGGTAGCATAAGTTGTTGATTTTACAGGGAGCTTATTGGCATTATTGATTACTCATTAGACAGATGTCGGCTTACTAACAAAGGGGTCTCAAAAATGTATAAACTCGTAGTTGCGTTATTGGCGGTTGTGTCTCTAGCTTCATGCGGGCCTAAGGCATTCACAAAGGGGGATTACGATAATCCAGAAAATGAAAATCTCCTCAATGATCAATTTTCAGAAACAGATATGCAAAAAATGGTTAAAGCATTAGTTACAAGTCTTGTAGCTTCAAAGCCGATTCAAAAAGCTGATAAGCCGCCCATCGTGATGGTCACAAAATTAGAAAATAAAACCAATGAGCACATTGATACCCAAAGCATCATGGACATGGTGAAGGTAGAACTCGGTCGAACTGGTTCAGTGGCATTTGTTGATAAAGAAGCGCGTGGAGATGTATCAGCTGAATATGAATATCAAGATTCAGGCATGATGGATAACACCACCAAAAAAGGTAAAGGCAAACAAATCGGCGCTGATTACATTATAAACGGTCGACTCGACACTATCGTTCAAGAAGTTGGTAAAGACAAAACCGTTTATTACAAAATCACACTGTATTTGACCAATCTCTCCACCAACATTTCTATGTGGCAAGATCAGCAGCAAATCAGAAAAGTTTATAAAAAACGCAGCATCAGCATGTAAAGGTCTTAATGAAAAAGTGTTTAAAGACGGGGCC
This region includes:
- a CDS encoding AMP nucleosidase, with translation MKQKQHALLDPTDNPRTWNNPKKMAIARNMLERYTGSLAKEFNKHIILTNFEYYMDRFSKRYNAPLKSGSIMRVAHSKSLGVSIVDFKIGSPTAALVIEMLSAISPDAVLMLGMCGGLHRDLKIGDFLLPMAAIRDEGTSTHFMPPQVPALPAFKIQKFISQVILEKNLKYQTGVVHTTDYRFWEFDQEFKNVLRREKVAAIEMECATLFVTSFACKVPCGALLLVSDLPLKRIKTKASANRVFRDYTDNHLEIGVQAMTEIDERGDKVRHFEW
- the lpoB gene encoding penicillin-binding protein activator LpoB; protein product: MYKLVVALLAVVSLASCGPKAFTKGDYDNPENENLLNDQFSETDMQKMVKALVTSLVASKPIQKADKPPIVMVTKLENKTNEHIDTQSIMDMVKVELGRTGSVAFVDKEARGDVSAEYEYQDSGMMDNTTKKGKGKQIGADYIINGRLDTIVQEVGKDKTVYYKITLYLTNLSTNISMWQDQQQIRKVYKKRSISM
- a CDS encoding tRNA-uridine aminocarboxypropyltransferase, translating into MAKRSKSKDRCERCCIRRLLCLCSVIPEMHLSTKLIVLIHNRETRRPTNTGRLATLALPHSELRVRGLRTPMNEEGLVVSDRQTLLLYPDENAVELSPSYVASFKKPITLIVPDGSWRQAAKMRFRVPALKDVPHVKIPMGAKSNYQLRQETKENGLATFEAIARAFGIIESPEVQQRLEDFFKIMVERTMWSRGKKLAEDCESPIPPEAILFNSNAGHAGSR
- a CDS encoding rod shape-determining protein; this encodes MGFFDKFSDYFSNDIAIDLGTANTLVFARGRGIILNEPSVVAVQKNYRGMQNRVLAVGREAKEMLGRTPGSIVAIRPIKDGVIADFEVTQSMLKYFISKSTGGKKSLVRPRIIICVPYGITQVEKRAVKESAQSAGAREVYLIEEPMAAAIGAGLPITEPSGNMVVDIGGGTTGVAVISLGGIVYCKSIKIAGDKFDESIVNYVRRQFNLLIGERTAENIKMAIGNAYPFEVERVMEIKGRDLVAGAPKTIEITSTQVHDALTDSVNEVVDAVKTALEKTPPELASDIVDNGIVLTGGGALLANLDILLRERTGLPVSLAEDPLTCVVLGSGKVLEELDLLKQLTTD
- a CDS encoding ATP-binding protein → MKRAQKSLRSILTLWFLAFTIVPLAFISGYTLVLYESSLNSELKKRLEGNVREVGVGLADLERLIINNATNIHAVDPTLSYHVATRNIQSARRTISEWLRVPSTNRIVLFDREGRLIISQIRNPNGEIKAQTNLETGDFYLTDQLLEEINSKGQKTEREVIPGKGLDLMVYTRIVQKGKTVGYIEEVVELGQNFILSLKKRLNLEAVIFDDKGQPAAASNPDFFLYPKDFFPGKFNSESQSFFDLTSRGEPYGMIIRPIVDTKGKPYVTLGLATSKIDGQKVLKRIKVTLLTVTVLILLFLIPILFYVSNRVVKPLNQLVEATQRMEGGKVVQNMTNTSDTEIGILIDSFNRMAKNISTARKELEQKVVELEAINVELKNTQTSLVHSAKMASLGQLVAGVAHELNNPIGFIYSNMSHLREYVEKLRTVLDTAEKNPEKLKKIKADVEFDFLIDDLPKLIASCEDGARRTRDIVLGLRNFSRLDEAQLKKVDLHEGLSNTLKLLTSELKNRIKLHEDYGKLPEVRCYVSQLNQVFMNILSNAAQAIEKDGEIWIKTWVEDKWAFVTIRDSGPGISKEDIDKIFDPFFTTKPVGRGTGLGLSITYGIMQKHGGEITVESKKGWGTEFKIKIPIDGPSDEKKSPA
- a CDS encoding zf-HC2 domain-containing protein codes for the protein MSTERKLSCFFSRELFPLYIEEQLDNARREQVEVHLKECQLCLDVFERVKKNRKILIELSETKCSAEVVTFLQKEHHFWSDFIARYGWSKWNSNLKWAAELCFVAIALAATIHLFPWLNLAKSLQGFRPGIPKTIPITPPVSGTDVEIDTDTAGVGSPPVALVQPFIGPQLPPDGKLSPSEKLPTVVAVVKPAPVAGVVSESEMGEESPISDMAQQKMAGFVWRGAVQFDVLSPEVAEQITKSIIALGATKAGKVDLGWIRGTQFYYHFILPDENYEKVLSVINAHGGIVDVKKEKHPRVVKKGYMRIIMTLEQEK
- a CDS encoding JAB domain-containing protein — encoded protein: MELINSYMAASYFRNLIQSHDVEEFWVVALNPQCKVITSRMLFRGTVDSCLIHPRDIFRFGMSWNATSLLVAHNHPSGAIEPSQPDIEMSQRLRKAGELVLLPVLDHIIVTARAHYSFADQGWNPSLRSANSAF